From a region of the Xyrauchen texanus isolate HMW12.3.18 chromosome 47, RBS_HiC_50CHRs, whole genome shotgun sequence genome:
- the cdkn1d gene encoding cyclin-dependent kinase inhibitor 1D encodes MTMSPVECDIGLLKGRDEDIKPHAVKLRRNLFGPVDHEQLQQDFKNLFCMSLEIAKQRWNFDFQRDKPAPGSAEWEELWCQDVPVFYHSCVVKPAMARQRVDTTTGGGAFACSTLSMATQKYRELQSRGPLRGVKPEKRMTVLLGVKRKQANITDFFRVTKRRFLHHKTSS; translated from the exons ATGACCATGTCACCGGTTGAGTGTGATATTGGGCTGCTGAAAGGACGGGATGAGGACATTAAACCTCATGCCGTAAAGCTCCGTCGCAACTTGTTTGGCCCTGTGGACCATGAGCAGTTGCAGCAGGATTTTAAGAATCTCTTCTGCATGAGCTTGGAGATTGCCAAGCAGCGCTGGAACTTTGACTTCCAGAGGGACAAACCGGCCCCTGGCTCCGCTGAGTGGGAGGAGCTATGGTGCCAAGACGTGCCAGTGTTCTACCACAGCTGTGTGGTGAAGCCTGCTATGGCAAGGCAAAGAGTGGACACAACTACTGGAGGAGGAGCCTTCGCTTGTTCAACCTTATCCATGGCCACACAGAAATACCGGGAGCTGCAGAGCAGAGGACCATTGAGAGGGGTCAAACCAGAGAAGAGGATGACTGTATTGCTGGGAGTCAAACGCAAACAAGCAAACATTACAG ACTTTTTCAGAGTGACAAAGAGAAGGTTTCTGCATCACAAAACTTCATCATGA